The genome window TGGGATGACTTGCGCCAGGATATCCGGAGCTTTCGCTGTGACCGGATGCACCAAGTCGCCCTGCAACCCCAGGGATTCGAGTTGCGCCCCTGGTCAGATTTCCAAGTTTCAATGGAAGGGAACCCAACCGAGAAGATCTAGGGCCATGACCCATTAATCCTGTGGGGCTGCCAACGGCGACAGTCGTAAATTCGGATCGTTTTTGAGCTTTCGCTTGCGGTTTATGTCGTTGAAAAACTCGGTTTGTTCGGGGGCCAGATCGCCGACTTAATGACCACCTTGATGTTGGGGATTGATCATCATGCTAAAATTGGAAACCCAAAAACAGCCATGTCAATCAGCGGCGTTGCGTTCATAGCCAAACGCAAGTGACGTGCAACCGATTGGCTTGCGTTATCCAGATCTCGTCTGAATCCAGATTGTTTTTGTCTGAAGGTATTGATCCAGGGCCTCTGTGCCGTTGTCGCGGGCGAGTGAGCCGGATTGTTTGTAGCCACCGAAGGGTGTTTTGATGTCTCCTTCGGAGAAGCCGTTAACCGAGACGGTGCCACAGGGCAGTGAACGGGCCATGTGGAGGGCCTTGTCGATATCTTGTGTGAAGACCGAAGCATGCAGGCCGTAATCCGTATCACTGGCAACGGCTAAAGCCTGCTCTGTCGTGTCAAACGGCATGATGCCAAGGACAGGGCCAAAGATTTCCTCTCGTGCGATTTTCATGTCG of Paracoccaceae bacterium contains these proteins:
- a CDS encoding WYL domain-containing protein produces the protein MNHRSGLKGIPRDSGSSRNALNPPIWYAMCWDDLRQDIRSFRCDRMHQVALQPQGFELRPWSDFQVSMEGNPTEKI